The Scatophagus argus isolate fScaArg1 chromosome 12, fScaArg1.pri, whole genome shotgun sequence genome includes the window AGAGAAATTAATTAGTGTTGAAATCATAATTAGTTTTCGACATAGTTATAGCTTTCTCCACTCGCTTCATTTAAATGACAAGCCTACCAGTGCcatgccaaaaataaaaaaacttcaaaatgaaacaacaaactcAAGCAGACATTTAATTAAATAGGCACTGCGTGTGTGATTAATATGGGACATTATCTGCAGCTGTTAGTTTAGGAAACTGGCTTTGAAGATGAATAAAGAATCCTCAAGGAGCCAGTTCAAGTTATTTCTGCAAAGGCTATAAATGGAagctctgttgttttatttttgtgatattgAGGGACGTGTGGGTATACATGCCTTAGCTAGAAAAACACTAAAGATATCAGACACAAAACTGGTAAAATGCATTGATTAAAGCTGGTCTGTCTGGGATTTGTACACTTAGATTCCCAGCCTCGCTCGAGTACAAGACATGGGTTCATGCATCAATACCTCTCAGATGGATAGTTTGCGACCTCAGACTCCTCAGTGGGAGTAATTATGCACCTGATGTGGACAGGGGAAGTCCTTCCCTCTACAGAccatcattttctctgtcctgtaTCGATGCAGGAGGGCAGATTGCCCACTAAACCTGCTGGACTCTTCTGCCTTTTCAGGGAACTTTGCCACGAGTCCGGGAAGCTTCCCAGCCTGTGAGCTGTTTAATGGGATTTTCAAGATGTCCCGTCTGTTTCTCTTGAGACAAACCCCTCTGTGTCATGAAAGGTCTCTGACTTCTCTGTAAACACTTTGTCAGCTTGGAAGCTGTTTGCCTTCATAACCATAATTCAACACTTGGATCCAATTTAGGAGGTGTGTTTGGATGACAAGTGACAccaagataaaaaaacaaaatgtcttccaGGATGGATAGACATGAAGTAGATGTTGTTTGTACAGAACGAAGCTGAGGACCTGAGCCACGTGACCTCCTCTCCACTATGGAAATGTTGCTGAAGGTCAGGGTGAAATGATCTCACTGCATAACGTATTAAAGAGAAAATTTGCCAAATTTGTTTTTACGTGGCTGTCGAACCAGTGTTGATGATGCATTCGATTAGCACCCAGCAGGTAACTTGCTAAGTGAACGGGGGCATCAAAAGGTTTCACGCAGTGCATCTTGGTACATGTAGTCACTGCAGGCCAAGCTCTGAGAGCAGGAAAACTGTTTTCTCGCTCAATATAGCACACAAAAAAGAATTTATTGCTTCAACTGACTACATTTAGCAAGAAACGCTGATTGGATAGGCACATAAAATGAAGCAAATTTTCCCTTTAATGCCTTACAGATTGCTGATATGACATTAAGAAAAGACTGCTAAATTAAGAATGGATTGAGTTCTTTGTATTCAGTTGAAATGTATTGGTGTTGCAGTGTGAATGGAGGGTTAGGGTATCCAAGTGCGACATTATTGGTAGATGGGCTGTTGCTCTGTGTCAAATGTAGTGACGGGGGGAAAGGATCACAGAAGCTCTTCACAGGTCAGTGCTCACCATAGAACCAAGCTGAACTGAAAACCTCCTCATGTAATATGACAGCCAGCTGTTCACGTTGCCAGTTCCTCAATATACAGCGTCCCACAATGACAAGGGACATAAGTCAATGTCACAGAGACTGTCAAGGattagtgagtgtgtgtgcgcactctCTCCTTACATTTTAGAATCTGTTATATCCGTGCATAAGCATGTTTTAGCTTGTGTTagcgcatatgtgtgtgtgtgtgtgtgatttacacTCACTATTCTCTGCTGTCGTTGCTTTTTCCTCAGCCTGATGAACTCCTTGTGTTGCCTTGAGACAAAGTTAACTGCTGCGTACTCCAGCAgggcagcaaacacaaacaggaggcACACTGCCATCCAAATGTCAATGGCCTTCACGTAGGACACCTGGGAACAGACAAGGTCACAGAGTCATCAATAGCCAATCAAAGGGGCTAACAGATTATTTGTGGGTTGTTCACGATCTACCCATTCCTCAGCTTCCTCTGGCATGTAATGACACATCTTTGTGACTGCCAAGACTTACAATGAGTCAGTGGGATGTGGCCAGTTGACACATAGCCTTGAGACAGGTCATGGCTAAGACTTGAGGAGTGCCTTGGCTGAGTCTTTCATGAAAGAGAAGATGTCAAAGCCAATCAGCAACACCCACTGAATAAGCATTGTGTGGAAACTTCACTCAACTGAGCCGCAGTTTGCTGACTGTTACAGATACATGTGTAGAAGTGTGTAGGAGGTGGGTCAGGCAATGACGTGTGTAGGGTATAAACTTGGAGGCACCTCAGCCATATTTCAATCAACTCTTGCACACAGTAACACTGcactttctttttcatatttcagacAGTTATTTCAGTTAAAGTAACATCAGTTTTCAAGCACATGAGAAATACCCACTGGAAAACCACATACAAACAGGAGTGTAAGTGGACTACAATTTGAACAAGAGTTCAGTAccagatttttgattttttttttttctccataaaaaGGCCAATACTACTGGACTTTTGAAGCAATATGATCACACATCCATTGCCATTTCTCTATCATAGGACCACttcagttttttctcttttttttttttttggataaaaAATTCTACCATTAAACCAACATTGTAGTTAACATGAACCAGCATTTGGATTGAATATTCAACACATCTTGGTTTAAATAAGAAACCTATTGTGCCATGTAACCCACCGTATGTTTGCTCCAACAGTTACCCAGACTGGGTTGTTTTCAACCCTCCCCTTAACGTAGTACCAGGCAGAAGTGCAGAAGCCGACCATTGTCCTCCCTTGGTACCAGGATCCCACATCCTTGCCCACCAGTTTGTCTGCTCCCTATCAAGTCTCAACATCAGGACCTGCCTCGtgaaatacctttttttttttttttacccaacTTTGGCACAAAACAGTATACCTTCTGCGGTCCTAAGTCACCAAAAATTCATCACGCATCTGTCGCCTGTTTCATGGAGCATTTGGGTCTGCCTTGTCAGCTTGTCAAGAAATATCAAGTATGAAAGGTAATGGCATTTCTAAAACATGTACCCCTGTTTGGGGGATATGTCACAGCAAAATGTCAGAAGAGTCTacagatttttagattttattagattattacatttttgttttttatttagttactGACCTTTATGTCGAGCTGATAGCATCATGTGATGCTTTTTCTTCTAACACACTTGTTtattggaggaaaaaaagcatatgATTATAGTTGCAACATGTGTTTTTAGTTTGTGACCAACATTTCAGCTTCCTTAGGAAAGAATTTTAATTAGTGCTTCACTAATTTTCAGGCATACAGTGatcaaaaaaaatgcaacaacgCAGAATTTTGTGGCCCTGACAGTACTTCACCCCCTGCATTATTGTCAGTATATACACTGTCTGCAACAAAGAATCCACCCACTATGTAAAGACCATCATACATCTTGGTCTCTAGTCTCCAGACTCACCTTTGGCAGAGAGGCTCTTGAGCCAGAGCTCTGCGTGGTCATCGTCAGTACAGTGGTGATGCCCAGACCCACTCTGGCTGGTGCAGCATCCATGTTTATCCAGAAAGACACCCATGACAGGATAACaatgaggagggaggggatgTACATCTGGATCAAATAGTAGCCCATTTGACGTTCAAGGTGGAACTTCACCTCAATGCAGGTGAATTTACCTGTGGACACATGACATAGTACATTCAgttgtcttttattgtttttaaaatacagtgttGGAATGGGAGAATGCAATTTAGATGTAAGGGATGTATGCTGGATACAGATttaatgaaattacattttaatttaatttaggcAACTGTTTTCTTAACTATGCTGCAAATCCAAGTTAAATCCCCAAAAGAACAGTATACAGTCTTCGAGTTCTTTTAGTTGGTGAGTCTCTGTGGTATGCTAAACTAATTTTTATGTCAAGAATACAAGAATACATTTTGGCTTTTAAGAATTGAGCTTTTCAGAGTTTCACCGGGGGCTTCGTTTATAACCATAtcaaaaatgacttaaacagaAAACTACATGTAGGTAgttatttactatttatttacttttcttgCTTTGACACAGAAACAATATTAAGCCTAGACTTGGCATAAGTGATTTCCCTGCTGATTATGTAGGGGTATTGCAGGTTGGCAGGCAAAAATCTAACAACCAAATTAACATCGCTATGATCTCATCTTccaaaaaatgtgattttcctTTGTGGTCCATGGCTTTTCTTGTCTAACTTCTCATTTGTGCTGACATCATATAGGGGAAGATTGTAAGGCTGTAAGAAAAATGCCTTTAATTTAAGCTGATTTCAGATCTATAGATCACAGGCATGTAAATTACCAATGGGATTTTTACaacttgggtttttttttcttacatcttTTATGAACTCAGCATAATCGTGCCATCAGAAATGAATAAGACTAAGttcaagtataaatctaaaaacatttttagaaatagGGCCCCTGAAATGGAGTTCATTTTGTACCTGTGTTGTAATACTTAGTGCAGTAGCCCAAATCCTTCTCCTCTTTTAGTACAAACTGGGGGAGGGTAAGATCATCAGCCACCTGAACGGGGTTCTCAGACAGCCACTCAAAGATCAAGTCATTCATGGTGTAACCAACTGTGAAAAGACAACAAGGGAAACGAAGTGGAGACAGAAGACCTttaaataaagggaaaaatataaagaaatgttCCGTTTTAGCTTGGACTATATTGAATAGAATGGACTAAGAATTTCCCCATTCTTCTTTCCATGAATCTTGCACATATTTGGCAAATAAATAATTCTAATAATTATTGATGATTTCAGCAGAGGTGTGACAAAACATTGCTGTCCATTGGTTACTGGCTATGAAGAGGGAATGCTTTGGTCACAGGATAGCATGtcttgttgttattattagtattacAAAGACCATTGTAtctttgtattatttttcattactgCTGTGATTATCCTCTTTTTCCACCTACTTAATCTACTGTCTCTCCTAAACAACTATAACTGGAATCATGTCAGCACAGAATAACATCTGTGcatgagaaacaacagaaacctTGGCTAATGAGACTGAAAGACAGAACGACTGACTCTTGGAATTGCGGTGATGTCATGTTGCTTTGCCCATCTGTCCAGCAACCAGCTACCCTCTGCCATCATGTTTGTCACAGTAAAGGTTACACACCACAGCTACAgtcttgttgctgtgtttgcttGAAGGTTACAGACTAAGGGAGGACATGACAAGCATATCCGCCTATGACGACAGGAAATACGTTGAGTGAATTAGTGTATGCAATCCCTCCAATGCACACTATCATCCATGGGTACCAGTAGTAACGTACTGTAACAGTTACAGTTACTGTGTATTACATTATAAGAGAGAGGAATGTGCAATTATTTTTGCAGCTGAACATACAGTCTTGCAAAGCAGTTAAACACTAAGGATAAGTCTAATTATTTTGCTTCCACACACTTTTGATTTGCCGGGTCCTCTTGAGGATTGCTCTCCTTCTCACAGCTGCCTGATCAGAGGTATATTAAAAATGCATGCCACATgcaacaacagcacagcatTCCTCGCACATCTGAATAGCACTCATGTCTACTGGGATCCTTTAGGGCCTGAGTTACAAAGACATCAATTATTCAAGATGTTATGATGATATAACCTATCCCGTCCCACACGCCTGGAAAAACACTGCTTAGACACACGTATCTTGTTCATGAGGGGAATTCACTGTCATTCATACACCTTGCTGTAAAAGGCAAGGGGAATACAAATGATTTCATAACACAATGAAATGGTCTTCTTTTCTTATGGCAGCTACAGCTAAGAGGTGTCTAATCATAATTGATATAGTGTTCAAGctgcaataaaataaatgaaattcatGAGGCAGAATGTCTGGAATATCTTAGCAGGTAGGTTGTTAGTCACATGCTGTTatctttttcatgttaaaaaagGTGATTCACCTAATGAAAGCCACTATCTTAATACAGCCAAGGCTATGCTTCAGATTTGCGGTGTTAGACTTGCTTTGCATTTACAGTGTAAGTTACAAAGTAGATTTAAGGTTACTGGACACTAATGGCTCAAGGCAAAGCGAAATGGTATAAGCTGCATATATGGGGCTTTGATGTGTCAGAGTAAGGCAGAATCTTCTGGTTGGTTctatttatatatctatataagCCCATGGCATGAAAGGCCAGAAAAGAAGATTGGCCTTGGCTCTCTCAAACCCCATAGATaactcttctctttcttttcccatCACCCGCCTCTTGCTCTCTCAGACCGTGTTTCCACAGCTCCAGTAGTGGCAGTAAAACCTATGATGTGCTCTAACATCAAGCTGTACCCAAGGTGATCACACCCTTGGGTGTTCTACTAGCACTTGTCAACACGAGGCCAAGCATCCTCACCAGGCCTTTAATCAGAAATGATTACAGTTTCTCTAATGGCGAGATGATGTGATACACTTACACAAGCGCTTAGGACAAGTAATATATGCTCAAACGACTTTCCGCAACTGCTGCCTTAAACATAcatctgtttctcctctcatACACATTCCTAAAGGGAAAAACATCTTCAGGTTAATACATTTCTTTAAGTTTAGAAGTCTTTAGGTTTAGAAGTTTAAAGCTGTTGTTTCATGGTGGCTGATGCGCTaaatttattagatttttactCCTTTGTAGTTTGCAGAAATAAATCATGATACTCTACACAGAGGGGATAACTTCTGTGCAAACCAGCACCTCTTGTTCTTGCTGAATTAGATACAGATGTACGTAGAGATAACCAGCAGCTTGACTTACTTATCTGTTCAAgagaaatatttctgaaaagGTCCAGTGACTCCATGGTATAAGTgctccttctgtttcttcccTTTTGTTGGACTTCTTCTGTCCCCATAATGGGAAATTGGGTCACCTCTAGGCACAAGAGGTGGGTCGTATATAATAAAAGGGACgcaaaattacagttttattatttatatccTAGAAATTGGTTTCATGAGGGCAGATAGCCTATCTCTGCTAAAGGCAAACGAGGACTAAGAGGTGAGGGAAAAATTATTCTTTCAGAACGTTTTATCagtgaaataacattttaaaaggttTCAAATGCCTTTTGCACATTTCCTGAACTTCCCAGATTTAATAAATAATGTACTATAGGACAAATGTGAACTAGAAAATAATAGTCAACTGTCAGTTTGCGATGGCCCATCCCTTACTGTTGCTAGACCCTTCCATTCTATGCAGTTTACAATGAAACAAGGCAGATATGCCACTCAAAATTCTTAGCAATTAAACTGTCTTTGATTTTAGATGGTGGTGGATAAAAGCAGGCTTCTTATTGATAGCTTGCAACTATGAATTTTGTCTAAACATAGTAGCTGTTACTAGCTAGTTCATTACCGAACATTAGCTAGGAGTTGGTTAAATCGCTGCCTCTGGCTGGCTTAATGTTTAGAGAttgcttgttttaaaacatgaatcCCACAAATATTAAATAAGTATCACCTAGAATGTTAGAAGAAAAAAGCCTTGTATGATGAAGATTAAATGTATTTGATGAGAGAAGTTAAGGTTAACCTAAACTCTGTTCAGCGTCCATGGCTTCCACACGATGGGGAAATACTACACAGTGGATGTGAGGTCAGGAAGCCTGGAACACCACAAAAAATGTAGCATTAAATGCATTGGAGGTCTTGCTGGTAGTAAAAAGTTAGCATTCTTATTCTGGATCAGACAAACATGTTGTTTAATgagttcttttttatttgcttgtaaTTTTGGgcagggttaaaaaaaaaaaagtatatagGGGGCATCACTCCCTAAAGATGGATGAcccatcagtgtgataagaactacctaatATGACAGAAACGATCTTaaggaaaaatacatttgacgTATCCTTTGAGTATTTAGTTCGCCTCATGTTTCATCTGTTAACATGGAGTGGGAGGCATTTATTACCTATACTGCAACCACCCACCAGGAggcgatcaagatgttttggctacTTTTTTTGGGGAGCTGTCATGTCGTACATCCTATGCAGCCAGTGTGCATATCCCATGCACACTGCTTCAGCACGCAGAGATTTGGACAACTGCTACTCTGTGGAAAGGTTTAGGAAATCagatatttgtgctttttttttctctcctgcaaCACCACAGCACACGAATGGCTGACTAGCTTAATGGTAACGATTCACAATCAGTCACATTCCAAATATCCTAAATAAATAACCAACACATGAGATGCAATTAGAAAAGATAAAGGAACCAACCTAGACGTTGTGAATGCAAAGTAATGAGACAAATTTATACTTATTACTGCCTCTTTGACTATAGCAAGGTTAGCCACAGTCAGAAAAAGGTAGAAAAtcagggaggaggggagatAAAAAGAGCAAAGTGAGACAAACGGAAAAGGATGTAGAGAAGAAGACTCACAGCTTTCAAGCTGCATGGTACAGGTCTGAATATCCATTGGGAAATTCTTCAAGTCCATAGGGCAGGACAGGGTAAGAGTCAGcctgagacagaaaaacagatcgaaagagagaagaggagcaaCAGGGGACGTCAAAAGCACAAAAGGGCTCAAAGAATAGACACCAAAACACGAGGAAAACTGATGGGTTAACAGATTAAAGgaatagtgaaaaaaaatcagtgacgAGCTGCTTCGCCTTGCAAATTATGAAACAGGAGGATCGTAAGTGTATGATACAATCAAAATGGGacacatgaaagaaaagtgagCAAATTCTTTAAAAACTGCATACTGGGAATTGAGTTACACTGCCATTTGATTACTCGTCACACCACAGTAATGGCAAAGTAATTGATGTGGGCATCCCtacttttatttgttgttgctttgaTACATTAAGCCTTCAAGAGCcttaaagaagaaagagagagctatTTGGGAGTCTGTCTGGAGGAAAGCTGTGTAATTACCTGCTGTAATGCATCGCCCAGAGGCGAGAAAAGAGTACCGCTAGCGGTATACACACAGGCACCCATTTGCTACTGTGTTATGATGACACTATCTTTTTCACCAGCTGAAGAACAAACTCCAAATACCCAAGTGATTGACTCTTCTAACATCACCTAAATTGTGCTATATTGTATTtaaagcacacaaagacatttgctacataatgacaaaatgcagTTTGTAACCAAATCTAGAGGATGCAGTAACTCAGTGGAATGAGGTGGTGATTATCTGTATTTGCAATACTGTGAGTCTGAGTAGAGGATTTATATTACTACTCTCTATCTTTCAAAAGCTGCGGCCTCTTTCAGTAAATCAAGGATAATGAATTAAAACATCTAAATATTTGATTGAAAAATGATTAcatgtttaatttcatttttaaacaacatAGTATTTTACAGAAAAGCACCACAGAGAGATCCCCCACAGAGGGGTGAAATTAGTGTGTGTTCATGACCATTTTGAAAccaaaacagtttttattgcACTTCCTTTCACCCCTGAAATGTGCATACAATACATGTCGATTTGTTTGCATCTCCAGGATTCAAAAAGAGATTGTGTCCTCCTATGTTATGGTTTTATAAGCTATCTGGGAACTTCCCCTGGggtggaaagtgtcatgaaacaAAGAGACTCCAGATTCACATACTTGCCACTTTACATttccatgcattttttttttttttttttgcacctgtTGCAATTGTGGTCGTGGAGGTCACTTATGAGTGGGATTTATTTGCCATCTATCTGCTTCAACCAGTCTGAGTTgcactcattttcatttctttatttagtAGAAATATACCCAAACAGCCCTCTCAGAAATCACAAAATGGCTTTTATGAATATCATGGTCATATATTTCATGTGCACGCTCAGATAAAGacatattacaaaataaattacaatctGGGTGCATCTTCATCATCTTATAAGTGCTGCTAATTTTTAAGGTAAAAtttgaaagtattttttaagtacataaaaaatgttcagtgtgcGTAAATGAACTGACTTCTTTAGACTCTCAAACACAATAATAACATGCAGAAGATTTTACTCTTTACACTGCAGTTATATCTCAGTGAAGCCCCTGATGTCATTCTCCAACTGGCTACGACATTTACCCAGTTAGTTACCTGATGCTATACAGAACGCTGCCATCTTGGAAAATCCGTAGAAGCTTGTTATCAGTGGTGACTTCATGGAAATTGGCTCCTTTCTCGTTCGCAAAGAATAAATCAGGTTTCCAGATGGAGTCCAACATGGATGGATCCAGATCGAGGGAATCATCTGGGTATTCGCTGTATGCCAGGCGAGGGTCGTTCCACTTCTGCCGTAGAAAGACATTGAGTCTGTAGTCCTGTGGAAGAACTCAGGGTAGTTAATGGAAAATATATTGTCAGTGAATGTTACAGTATAGCTGGCCGCCATACTGGAGTCCACTCTGACTGATAAATTAATTTAAGCTGATCAAAACTTTTCTACTCTGGGAAAGATGAAACTGAACAACTTTCCAGGATGGAATATCACTTTAAACTctaaatctgcattttttttgcatttcatatgCAGTGATATAAATTACAAAGGTTACAATAATGAAgaatccatttattttatttttgacaagTACACGACTTTACCCCACTGGTGTACTGTTTGTTCAACCGTTGCAGCCATGTGCTGCTGGTGAACAGGGGCTTGGCAATGCAAGTGAGGCCAATGAGAAGTACTGAACACAATCACTCCTGCCTGCAGCCAGCATGCATGAGTAATTAAATTAGAATTCTAATCTGTGAAATTAATTCAGAATTCATCTTTGGGCATTGTAGATTGTGCCCATCACTTGCTTGTTCGCTTCATTTATCAGCATGAAAAGCATGCTTCATCAGTGCATACAATGACATCATTAGGGTTGCCATCTTCAGGGCTGACCTGACTGCAGGTCTGACCCTCTGGgcctccctcacacacactcttaaaaCAGTTCACTGCTGTATTTTTGCTGAGCCAGCAGCTGTAGCACTGTAAAGGCAGGCTTTAGGACAGACATGTCTCCCTGAACCCCtcgtcctctctctccctcttcataccccttttcattcactttctcaatttttcattttaattgcagAGTGGACAGTTCATTATCAGCATGTCAGTGACCCCTCTGTTCTCTGAAGGTTGCACTGCTATGCTCCGGGAAACACAGAAATGAGGGAACAGCTTCAGCGCTGAGTGGATTAGCAAAGAAGTTGGTAGGAAAGGAGTTGGATGGAGTGTTTTCAAGAAACAAGCCTACAGGGATGTTTGtacacaaaaaaaagttttcccctttgacatacagtatgtgaaacATTGAATCTCCAAAGTCTTCTTACCATTGTAGTTTCTGTGATAGACCCAAAGCTGTTGATGAAAATATTACAGGTGACATTCACAGGTGGTCCTGCGGGAAAtaaaagacacactgaaatgacacgTGTTTCCCTTCAGATGGGATTCATCAGATCACACTGCTGTCTTGTGGCTTGTTAAGATCTACAGCTGTTTCTTCACCACCTTTCATCCTCATACAGTGAGCGTGACCAACAGTGTTGCCACAGCAGAAGTCATGCCAGCTCCAAGAATCTGCTCTTTAAAGGCActtggaaagtgtgtgtgtgtgtgtgtttgtgtgttttccaggcCTGTCACTTCAAGAGTAAGTACAGCCAGAAATAATCCCATTTGCTGAAACCAACATCaagacattaaaagaaaaaagtctggGGAAATGACATATCATGTTGGCCCTATTAAAACTCTGAGCGAGGAAGgtcacagaaatgtgtgtgccCACATTTTGGTGTCTGAAAGAAATCATCTGTGTGCAACACTTTTGAAAATTATGCTGAAATTATGTGCTAAATTAACACCACAACGAGGAAACGTATTTGAAAAATCTGCACGAccacatatttttcttctttaaaacaTCCTGGAAGTAGCTCTCCCAATAATACACTCGCTCTTTAGGAGCTACAGCATGATGGATGGTAATTATGGCTGTGTTTGGACACTAAAAACACATGGTTAAAGTTAGGTGAGATTGTAGCATTGGCTTAATATGGAAAAAGGCATTAGCAACCAGAACTGCAAAATGTATGTAATTATTAACATTCAACCAAAACCTTTCTGGTTAAATGTTCATAATAACTTCCAAACTCTGAGGCGAATGTATATCAAACAGGTGAAAGAGACAGGtgcattttggtgtttttcaaacaaaaagaagttAGTTTTTAGAGTTTGGctcattgattttctttttccctcgCCTATCATCACTGTCAGCAGTTACAGACACATGGTAGAGTTGATTATACATTGAGTCTGACTTGCACTTTCCaatcatattattatttttgatgcCCTTCTCACTTTAACAACCATAAATCTGGTTAGAAA containing:
- the glra4a gene encoding glycine receptor, alpha 4a is translated as MLPRVIRILYVLSFCFFQGGFIRLSSCKEEIKPPSRAGPQLSPSDFLDKLMGKTSGYDARIRPNFKGPPVNVTCNIFINSFGSITETTMDYRLNVFLRQKWNDPRLAYSEYPDDSLDLDPSMLDSIWKPDLFFANEKGANFHEVTTDNKLLRIFQDGSVLYSIRLTLTLSCPMDLKNFPMDIQTCTMQLESFGYTMNDLIFEWLSENPVQVADDLTLPQFVLKEEKDLGYCTKYYNTGKFTCIEVKFHLERQMGYYLIQMYIPSLLIVILSWVSFWINMDAAPARVGLGITTVLTMTTQSSGSRASLPKVSYVKAIDIWMAVCLLFVFAALLEYAAVNFVSRQHKEFIRLRKKQRQQRIEEELVRESRGFYFRGYGLGHCLQTKDGATVEGATVFTPPPPVAMYDGGVLHKRFVDRAKRIDTISRAVFPLSFLIFNIFYWITYKVLRHEDIHANL